A genome region from Syntrophomonadaceae bacterium includes the following:
- a CDS encoding nucleotidyltransferase domain-containing protein gives MPSISGLVRKCKSALEGHYGSQFEGLILYGSAARNQADPTSDIDLLVLLNKPFDYFSELRQVIEVLYPIQLESERLISAKPVPPDEFERGSIQLYRNAKREGILV, from the coding sequence GTGCCGTCAATAAGCGGTTTGGTGAGAAAGTGCAAGTCGGCTCTTGAAGGCCATTATGGCTCTCAGTTCGAGGGGCTGATTCTGTATGGGTCTGCAGCGCGCAATCAAGCTGACCCGACGAGCGACATTGATTTGCTTGTTCTGCTAAACAAACCCTTCGACTATTTTTCAGAACTTCGTCAGGTTATAGAGGTACTGTATCCTATCCAGCTAGAATCAGAGCGGCTTATTTCTGCCAAGCCTGTTCCCCCCGATGAATTTGAACGCGGAAGCATTCAACTGTATCGAAATGCCAAACGCGAAGGTATACTGGTGTGA
- a CDS encoding Fic family protein has product MSVVSTIGQINQFKGKQDLYRQQSPQVLDALRQVAVIQSTEASNSIEGITISSSRLRQLMDETATPRDRSEGEIAGYRDVLATIYASYEHIPVNPSVIRQFHRDLYTFSSFKGGSWKSSDSEIVEVRPDGTRFIRFMPVSAFDTPRVMDELCHALTREIEEGKNDPLIVAAAFVLDFLCIHPFSDGNGRMVRLLTLLVLYKLGYEVGRFISLEKLIEKTKESYYETLYRSSINWREGKHDLLPWLEYFLGVLLAAYRQFEERVGNITSYKGSKSKRIEEAIRRFVQQFTISDLENICPDISRPTIYRVLKELKDQKLIEPIEMGRNAKWRKIRGN; this is encoded by the coding sequence ATGTCTGTTGTATCAACTATCGGGCAGATTAACCAGTTCAAAGGAAAGCAGGACCTGTACAGGCAGCAGTCACCGCAAGTCTTGGATGCATTGAGACAAGTGGCAGTTATTCAAAGCACAGAAGCTTCAAACAGTATTGAAGGAATAACAATTAGCTCGTCCAGGCTCAGGCAGTTGATGGATGAGACAGCCACACCCCGGGACAGGTCTGAAGGGGAAATTGCCGGCTACAGGGATGTCTTGGCGACAATTTATGCTTCCTATGAGCATATCCCTGTTAATCCTTCTGTCATCAGGCAGTTTCACCGGGACCTTTACACGTTCAGCAGTTTTAAGGGGGGCAGCTGGAAGAGTTCCGATAGCGAGATAGTGGAAGTCAGGCCAGATGGCACACGATTCATCAGGTTTATGCCAGTTTCTGCTTTTGATACCCCAAGGGTAATGGATGAGCTTTGCCATGCCCTGACCCGTGAAATAGAAGAAGGGAAAAACGATCCCTTAATTGTTGCGGCAGCATTTGTGCTTGACTTTCTCTGCATACATCCTTTCAGCGACGGCAACGGACGCATGGTTAGGCTTTTAACCCTTTTAGTGCTGTATAAATTGGGCTATGAAGTAGGCAGGTTCATAAGCCTGGAAAAGCTAATCGAAAAGACAAAAGAATCTTATTATGAGACTCTCTACAGGTCCTCGATCAATTGGCGTGAAGGCAAGCATGATTTGTTGCCCTGGCTGGAATATTTCCTGGGAGTTCTTTTGGCGGCCTACCGGCAATTTGAGGAGAGGGTAGGCAACATTACTTCCTACAAGGGGAGCAAAAGCAAGCGGATCGAGGAGGCTATCCGCCGCTTTGTTCAGCAATTTACCATTTCGGATCTAGAAAACATCTGCCCGGATATCAGCAGACCCACCATCTACCGTGTCTTAAAGGAGTTGAAAGACCAAAAATTAATAGAACCAATTGAGATGGGCAGAAACGCCAAGTGGCGGAAAATCAGGGGGAATTAA